One genomic window of Erinaceus europaeus chromosome 7, mEriEur2.1, whole genome shotgun sequence includes the following:
- the ATP5F1B gene encoding ATP synthase subunit beta, mitochondrial, giving the protein MMSVLQSRPRPDCRGVGSQIIAAISLHPDSAMLAYVGRVAAASASGALRGLSPSAPLPHAQLLLRATPATLQSARDYAAQTSPAPKAGVATGRIVAVIGAVVDVQFDEGLPPILNALEVQGRDTRLVLEVAQHLGESTVRTIAMDGTEGLVRGQKVLDSGAPIKIPVGPETLGRIMNVIGEPIDERGPIKTKQYAPIHAEAPEFIEMSVEQEILVTGIKVVDLLAPYAKGGKIGLFGGAGVGKTVLIMELINNVAKAHGGYSVFAGVGERTREGNDLYHEMIESGVINLKDATSKVALVYGQMNEPPGARARVALTGLTVAEYFRDQEGQDVLLFIDNIFRFTQAGSEVSALLGRIPSAVGYQPTLATDMGTMQERITTTKKGSITSVQAIYVPADDLTDPAPATTFAHLDATTVLSRAIAELGIYPAVDPLDSTSRIMDPNIVGSEHYDVARGVQKILQDYKSLQDIIAILGMDELSEEDKLTVSRARKIQRFLSQPFQVAEVFTGHMGKLVPLKETIKGFQQILAGEYDHLPEQAFYMVGPIEEAVAKADKLAEEHS; this is encoded by the exons ATGATGAGCGTACTTCAGAGTAGGCCACGCCCCGACTGCAGGGGAGTTGGCAGTCAGATCATTGCAGCGATCAGTCTCCACCCGGACTCCGCCATGTTGGCGTATGTCGGTCGTGTGGCCGCTGCCTCGGCCTCCGGGGCCTTGCGGGGACTCAGCCCTTCAGCGCCGCTGCCACATGCGCAACTCTTACTGCGGGCGACTCCTGCAACGCTCCAATCTG CTAGGGACTATGCCGCCCAAACATCTCCTGCCCCAAAGGCAGGAGTCGCCACTGGACGTATTGTGGCTGTCATCGGTGCCGTGGTGGACGTCCAGTTTGATGAGGGTCTTCCACCCATCCTAAATGCTCTGGAAGTGCAAGGCAGAGACACCAGGCTGGTTTTGGAAGTAGCTCAGCATTTGG GTGAGAGCACTGTAAGGACAATTGCCATGGATGGTACAGAAGGCTTGGTTCGAGGGCAGAAAGTCCTAGACTCTGGTGCACCCATCAAAATTCCTGTTGGTCCTGAGACCTTAGGCAGAATCATGAATGTCATTGGAGAGCCTATTGATGAGCGAGGGCCCATCAAGACCAAACA ATATGCTCCTATTCATGCTGAAGCTCCAGAGTTCATAGAGATGAGTGTCGAACAGGAGATTTTGGTTACTGGTATCAAGGTTGTGGATCTGCTGGCTCCCTATGCCAAAGGTGGCAAAATTG GACTCTTTGGCGGTGCTGGTGTTGGAAAGACAGTACTGATCATGGAGTTAATCAACAATGTCGCTAAAGCCCATGGTGGTTACTCTGTGTTTGCTGGTGTTGGTGAGAGGACCCGCGAGGGCAATGACTTGTATCATGAAATGATTGAATCTGGTGTTATCAACTTAAAAGATGCTACCTCCAAG GTAGCACTGGTGTACGGACAAATGAATGAACCACCTGGTGCCCGTGCCCGGGTAGCTTTGACTGGATTGACTGTGGCTGAATACTTCAGAGACCAAGAAGGTCAGGATGTGTTGCTGTTTATTGATAACATCTTTCGATTCACCCAGGCTGGCTCAGAG gtgtCTGCTTTATTGGGCAGAATTCCTTCTGCTGTGGGTTATCAACCTACCCTGGCCACAGACATGGGTACCATGCAGGAAAGAATCACCACCACCAAGAAAGGATCTATTACCTCTGTACAG GCTATTTATGTGCCTGCTGATGACTTGACTGACCCTGCCCCTGCTACCACATTTGCTCACTTGGATGCTACCACTGTTCTGTCCCGTGCTATTGCTGAACTGGGCATCTATCCAGCTGTGGATCCTCTAGATTCCACCTCTCGCATCATGGATCCCAACATTGTTGGCAGTGAGCATTATGATGTTGCCCGTGGGGTGCAAAAGATCTTGCAG GACTACAAATCCCTCCAGGACATCATCGCTATCCTGGGTATGGATGAACTTTCTGAGGAAGACAAGTTGACTGTGTCCCGTGCACGGAAAATACAGCGTTTCTTATCTCAGCCTTTCCAGGTTGCTGAGGTCTTCACAGGGCATATGGGGAAGCTAGTACCCCTGAAGGAGACCATTAAAGGGTTCCAGCAGATTTTGGCAG gTGAATATGATCACCTCCCAGAACAGGCCTTCTATATGGTGGGGCCCATTGAAGAAGCTGTGGCTAAAGCTGACAAGCTGGCTGAAGAACATTCATGA